In Accipiter gentilis chromosome 18, bAccGen1.1, whole genome shotgun sequence, the following are encoded in one genomic region:
- the C18H12orf75 gene encoding overexpressed in colon carcinoma 1 protein isoform X2, with amino-acid sequence MEKVCDIFWHSCWESLSFFILIPMPAWTPGPFRFSFCGIAAQTCSCYVWSFYVPVMCGAVWGLTQELPNLLSAITGGGHEKAEESVSDDDKRRNYGGVYVGLPSDAAAMVSSQTKATPKD; translated from the exons ATGGAGAAGGTCTGTGACATCTTTTGGCACAGCTGCTGGGAAAGTTTATCTTTCTTCATCCTCATTCCCATGCCAGCATGGACACCCGGTCCCTTCCGGTTCTCTTTTTGCGGAATAGCAGCCCAGACTTGTTCCTGTTATGTGTGGAGCTTTTATGTTCCTGTTATGTGTGGAGCAGTGTGGGGACTCACTCAGGAACTCCCAAATCTACTTTCAGCCATCACTGGTGGGGGTCATGAAAA AGCAGAAGAATCCGTATCAGATGATGACAAAAGGAG gaACTATGGTGGCGTGTATGTTGGCCTGCCGTCGGATGCGGCTGCCATGGTTTCCAGTCAGACGAAAGCTACACCGAAAG aTTAG
- the C18H12orf75 gene encoding overexpressed in colon carcinoma 1 protein isoform X1, with protein MEKVCDIFWHSCWESLSFFILIPMPAWTPGPFRFSFCGIAAQTCSCYVWSFYVPVMCGAVWGLTQELPNLLSAITGGGHEKAEESVSDDDKRRNYGGVYVGLPSDAAAMVSSQTKATPKEGNKHIKMQTAGVFY; from the exons ATGGAGAAGGTCTGTGACATCTTTTGGCACAGCTGCTGGGAAAGTTTATCTTTCTTCATCCTCATTCCCATGCCAGCATGGACACCCGGTCCCTTCCGGTTCTCTTTTTGCGGAATAGCAGCCCAGACTTGTTCCTGTTATGTGTGGAGCTTTTATGTTCCTGTTATGTGTGGAGCAGTGTGGGGACTCACTCAGGAACTCCCAAATCTACTTTCAGCCATCACTGGTGGGGGTCATGAAAA AGCAGAAGAATCCGTATCAGATGATGACAAAAGGAG gaACTATGGTGGCGTGTATGTTGGCCTGCCGTCGGATGCGGCTGCCATGGTTTCCAGTCAGACGAAAGCTACACCGAAAG AAGGAAATAAACACATCAAGATGCAAACAGCTGGAG tCTTCTACTAA